Proteins from one Zavarzinia compransoris genomic window:
- a CDS encoding DUF1329 domain-containing protein — translation MNKLTAALAAFAALAALTGAAKAATTADEAAKLKSTLTPLGAEKAGNADGSIPAWDGGLKDLPVSGAMGDIPTAIFPGEKPLFQVTAANMAQYEALLSDGTRALLRKFPDTFRLDVYPTHRTARASDTVYERTFANATGCETTDGGLSLKGCIGGTPFPIPSSGIEVMWNFLMRIEAPSIDYSFKNIVGNADGTHTLATRNQISFQYPFYYPEATAGSFKGEYAMLRFNTLEPPFKAGESLVIRDSIDPADPRKAWQYLVGQRRVRRAPTVAYDTPDFVASGANYFDEVQGLFGALDRYTWKLVGKKELLIPYNSNGFIGASQADAFAKHHLNPDKVRWERHRVWVVEATVADGKRHAVPKRTYYLDEDTWLIALMDGYDAEGKLWRTTQMTPFVVPAIPATIVKTATVFNLQANTMSVIQALNGETFKVVPQKPETFFTGDAVAADGMR, via the coding sequence ATGAACAAGCTGACAGCGGCCCTCGCCGCCTTTGCGGCGCTCGCGGCCCTGACCGGCGCGGCAAAGGCCGCGACCACGGCGGACGAGGCGGCCAAGCTGAAATCCACCCTGACCCCGCTCGGCGCCGAAAAGGCGGGCAATGCGGATGGTTCCATCCCGGCCTGGGACGGCGGCCTGAAGGACCTGCCGGTCTCGGGCGCCATGGGCGACATTCCGACCGCCATCTTCCCCGGCGAAAAGCCGCTGTTCCAGGTGACGGCGGCCAATATGGCCCAATACGAGGCCCTGCTGTCCGACGGCACCAGGGCGCTGCTGCGCAAGTTCCCGGACACGTTCCGCCTCGACGTCTACCCGACCCATCGCACCGCCCGGGCGTCCGATACGGTCTACGAGCGCACCTTCGCCAATGCCACGGGTTGCGAGACGACCGACGGCGGCCTGTCGCTGAAGGGCTGCATCGGCGGGACGCCGTTTCCGATCCCGTCCTCCGGCATCGAGGTGATGTGGAATTTCCTGATGCGGATCGAGGCGCCCTCGATCGACTACAGCTTCAAGAATATCGTCGGCAATGCCGATGGCACCCATACCCTGGCGACCCGGAACCAGATCTCGTTCCAATATCCCTTCTATTACCCGGAGGCGACGGCGGGCAGCTTCAAGGGCGAATATGCCATGCTCCGCTTCAACACGCTGGAGCCGCCGTTCAAGGCCGGTGAATCCCTGGTGATCCGCGACAGCATCGATCCGGCCGATCCGCGGAAGGCCTGGCAATATCTGGTCGGCCAGCGCCGGGTGCGCCGGGCGCCCACGGTCGCCTACGACACGCCCGACTTCGTCGCCTCGGGCGCCAATTACTTCGACGAGGTGCAGGGCCTCTTCGGCGCTCTCGACCGTTACACCTGGAAACTGGTCGGCAAGAAGGAACTGCTGATCCCCTATAACAGCAATGGTTTCATCGGCGCCAGCCAGGCGGATGCTTTCGCCAAGCACCACCTGAACCCGGACAAGGTGCGCTGGGAACGCCACCGTGTGTGGGTGGTGGAGGCGACGGTCGCCGACGGCAAGCGCCATGCCGTGCCGAAGCGCACCTATTACCTCGACGAGGACACCTGGCTGATCGCCCTGATGGACGGTTACGACGCCGAGGGCAAGCTCTGGCGCACCACCCAGATGACGCCCTTCGTGGTGCCCGCCATCCCGGCGACCATCGTGAAGACGGCGACGGTGTTCAACCTCCAGGCCAACACCATGAGCGTGATCCAGGCCCTGAACGGCGAAACCTTCAAGGTGGTGCCGCAGAAGCCGGAAACCTTCTTCACCGGCGACGCCGTCGCCGCCGACGGCATGCGCTGA
- a CDS encoding WD40/YVTN/BNR-like repeat-containing protein encodes MVLPLLKGGQRPSLACAALALALVAGAGNAGAQDQGAAVTAPLVPDLLDLPAAPNPRATGMLQLALARAGDRLVSVGEGGVILLSDDGGAAWRQASAVPVSVTLTDVAFVGARLGWAVGHSGVVLHTLDGGETWQRQLDGNGAARAVAAEAAALKAAGAEGADAAVRNGDYMIADGPDKPFLAVTFLDEKRGWAVGAYGLALETRDGGATWQSFTARIPNRGGKHLYGIAPVAGGLAIAGEQGALFHAAALDAAFTAIESPYEGTFFGLLVLGDGGLLAYGLKGNAWRGAPGLEDWARIDLGAEATVTAGRRLADGSLILGDEGGRLLRSTDDGASFKPLETSGDTGLTALAATADGTLVVAGPRGNSRLDSNAKNREAF; translated from the coding sequence ATGGTACTGCCCCTGTTGAAGGGCGGGCAACGTCCCAGCCTTGCCTGCGCCGCCCTGGCGCTTGCCCTGGTCGCCGGGGCCGGCAATGCCGGCGCCCAGGATCAGGGCGCGGCCGTGACCGCCCCCCTGGTGCCCGACCTGCTGGACCTGCCGGCGGCGCCCAATCCCCGTGCCACGGGCATGCTGCAACTGGCGCTCGCCCGGGCCGGCGACCGGCTGGTCTCGGTCGGGGAGGGCGGGGTGATCCTGCTTTCCGATGATGGCGGTGCGGCCTGGCGCCAGGCGTCCGCCGTGCCGGTCAGCGTCACCCTTACCGATGTCGCCTTCGTCGGCGCCCGGCTCGGCTGGGCGGTCGGGCATAGCGGCGTCGTCCTGCATACGCTCGACGGCGGTGAAACCTGGCAGCGCCAGTTGGACGGCAATGGTGCCGCCCGGGCCGTCGCGGCGGAAGCCGCAGCCCTGAAGGCCGCCGGCGCCGAAGGGGCGGATGCCGCCGTCCGCAACGGCGACTATATGATCGCCGATGGGCCGGACAAGCCCTTCCTCGCGGTTACCTTCCTTGATGAAAAGCGCGGCTGGGCGGTCGGCGCCTACGGCCTTGCGCTCGAGACCCGCGACGGCGGCGCCACCTGGCAATCCTTCACCGCGCGCATTCCCAACCGGGGCGGCAAGCATCTCTACGGTATCGCCCCCGTGGCGGGCGGTCTCGCGATCGCGGGCGAGCAGGGGGCCCTGTTCCACGCCGCTGCCCTGGACGCGGCGTTCACCGCGATCGAAAGCCCCTATGAGGGTACGTTCTTCGGCCTTCTCGTCCTCGGCGACGGGGGCCTTCTCGCCTATGGCCTGAAGGGCAATGCCTGGCGCGGCGCCCCCGGCCTCGAGGACTGGGCCCGCATCGACCTTGGCGCCGAGGCGACGGTGACCGCCGGCCGGCGCCTCGCGGACGGCAGCCTGATCCTGGGCGACGAGGGCGGCCGCCTGCTGCGCTCCACCGACGATGGCGCCAGCTTCAAGCCGCTTGAAACTTCCGGCGATACCGGCCTGACAGCCCTGGCGGCGACGGCCGACGGCACGCTGGTGGTGGCCGGGCCGCGCGGCAATAGCCGCCTAGACAGCAATGCCAAGAACCGGGAGGCCTTCTGA
- a CDS encoding efflux RND transporter permease subunit, with translation MAHAPASSVGPVIARLEDFDRKSGTPVERAFFNNRPLVVVLCLIVTALLGWRSADLKLNAAFEKMIPTGHPYIANYLENRKQLAGMGNALRVAVAVKDGTIFTADYLDTLRRLNDDLFLMPGVDRPYMKSLWAPAVRWSGVTEEGLDGGPVVPDDYKGTAADLEQVRLNVERSGEIGQLIAADYRSSIILVPLQERIADTGERIDYYALSERIEELRAKYQGNGIEIHVTGFAKVVGDLIDGLKQVLVFFAAAIAICTAVLYWYTRCIRSTLLVVLCSLIAVIWLLGLLPLIGYELDPYSMLVPFLVFAIGMSHGAQKMNGIMQDIGRGTHKLVAARYTFRRLFLAGLTALLADAVGFAVLMVIDIKVIQDLAVTASIGVAVLIFTNLVLLPILLSYTGVSEAVARRSLSAERADEADTAHVKHPFWAFLDLFTRPRGAAVVVVLGAVMGLGGLWVALDLKIGDTDPGAPELRPDSRYNQDNAFMVRNYAASSDVYIVMVRTPQYACAHYNTLMAVDALERELRHLPGVVTTNSLAGLAKIANAGMSEGSLKWYAVPRSQEMLNAIITRAPRELFNQNCDLLTVYAYLKDHRADTLDAVVATVEGFAARHDTGDIQFLNAAGNAGIEAATNIVVRKANREMLFLVYAAVIVLAFVTFRSWRAVVCAVVPLLITSMLCEALMVWLNIGVKVATLPVIALGVGIGVDYSLYVMTVTLARLRDGASLSEAYYQALAFTGKVVVLTGITLGIAVATWALSPIKFQADMGILLAFMFVWNMVGALVLLPALAHFLLRPAAREASVRARAA, from the coding sequence ATGGCGCACGCCCCTGCAAGTTCCGTCGGCCCCGTCATCGCCCGGCTGGAGGATTTCGACCGCAAGTCCGGCACGCCGGTGGAGCGGGCTTTCTTCAACAACCGGCCGCTGGTCGTGGTGCTGTGCCTGATCGTCACGGCATTGCTCGGCTGGCGCTCGGCCGACCTGAAGCTGAATGCCGCCTTCGAGAAGATGATCCCGACCGGCCATCCCTATATCGCCAACTACCTGGAAAACCGGAAGCAATTGGCGGGCATGGGCAATGCGCTCCGGGTCGCGGTCGCGGTGAAGGACGGCACGATCTTCACTGCCGACTATCTCGACACGCTGCGCCGCCTGAACGACGACCTGTTCCTGATGCCCGGCGTCGACCGGCCCTATATGAAATCGCTGTGGGCGCCGGCGGTGCGCTGGAGCGGCGTGACCGAGGAAGGCCTCGACGGCGGCCCAGTGGTCCCGGACGATTACAAGGGCACGGCGGCCGACCTCGAACAGGTGCGCCTGAATGTCGAGCGCTCGGGCGAGATCGGCCAGCTCATCGCCGCCGACTACCGCTCCAGCATCATCCTGGTGCCCTTGCAGGAGCGCATCGCCGACACGGGCGAGCGCATCGACTATTACGCCCTCTCCGAACGGATCGAGGAATTGCGGGCGAAATACCAGGGCAACGGCATCGAGATCCATGTCACCGGCTTTGCCAAGGTGGTGGGCGATCTCATCGACGGCCTGAAGCAGGTGCTGGTGTTCTTCGCCGCCGCCATCGCCATCTGCACGGCCGTGCTCTATTGGTACACGCGCTGCATCCGCTCCACCCTTCTGGTGGTGCTGTGCTCGCTGATCGCGGTGATCTGGCTGCTGGGCCTTTTGCCCCTGATCGGCTACGAGCTGGATCCCTATTCGATGCTGGTGCCCTTCCTGGTCTTCGCCATCGGCATGAGCCATGGCGCCCAGAAGATGAACGGCATCATGCAGGACATCGGCCGGGGCACGCACAAGCTGGTCGCCGCCCGTTACACCTTCCGCCGCCTGTTCCTGGCCGGCCTGACCGCGCTGCTGGCCGACGCGGTCGGCTTTGCCGTCCTCATGGTCATCGACATCAAGGTGATCCAGGACCTGGCGGTCACCGCCAGCATCGGCGTTGCCGTGCTGATCTTCACCAATCTCGTCCTGCTGCCCATTCTCCTCTCCTATACCGGGGTCAGCGAGGCGGTGGCGCGCCGCTCGCTCAGCGCGGAACGGGCGGACGAGGCCGATACGGCCCATGTCAAGCACCCGTTCTGGGCCTTCCTCGACCTGTTCACCCGGCCCAGGGGGGCGGCCGTCGTCGTCGTGCTCGGCGCGGTCATGGGATTGGGCGGGCTTTGGGTCGCCCTCGATCTCAAGATCGGCGATACCGATCCCGGCGCGCCGGAACTGCGGCCCGACTCCCGCTATAACCAGGACAATGCCTTCATGGTGCGGAATTATGCCGCCAGCAGCGATGTCTACATCGTGATGGTGCGCACGCCGCAATATGCCTGCGCCCATTACAACACGCTGATGGCGGTCGATGCCCTGGAACGGGAATTGCGCCACCTGCCCGGTGTCGTGACCACCAATTCCCTGGCCGGCCTCGCCAAGATCGCCAATGCGGGCATGAGCGAGGGCAGCCTCAAATGGTACGCCGTGCCGCGTTCGCAGGAGATGCTGAACGCCATCATCACCCGCGCGCCCCGGGAATTGTTCAACCAGAACTGCGACCTTCTCACCGTCTATGCCTATCTGAAGGATCACCGGGCCGACACGCTGGATGCCGTGGTCGCGACGGTCGAGGGTTTTGCCGCGCGCCATGACACCGGGGACATCCAGTTCCTGAACGCCGCCGGCAATGCCGGGATCGAGGCGGCGACCAATATCGTCGTGCGCAAGGCCAACCGGGAAATGCTCTTCCTCGTCTATGCCGCGGTGATCGTGCTCGCCTTCGTCACTTTCCGCTCGTGGCGGGCGGTGGTCTGCGCCGTGGTGCCGCTGCTGATCACGTCCATGCTGTGCGAGGCGCTGATGGTCTGGCTCAACATCGGCGTCAAGGTGGCGACCTTGCCGGTGATCGCCCTCGGCGTCGGCATCGGGGTCGATTACTCGCTCTACGTCATGACCGTGACGCTGGCGCGGCTGCGCGACGGTGCCAGCCTGTCGGAAGCCTATTACCAGGCGCTGGCCTTCACCGGCAAGGTGGTGGTGCTGACCGGCATCACCCTCGGCATCGCGGTCGCCACCTGGGCCCTGTCACCGATCAAGTTCCAGGCTGACATGGGCATCCTGCTCGCCTTCATGTTCGTCTGGAACATGGTCGGTGCCCTGGTGCTGCTGCCGGCGCTAGCCCATTTCCTGCTGCGCCCGGCCGCCCGCGAGGCGAGTGTCCGCGCCAGGGCGGCCTGA
- a CDS encoding catechol 2,3-dioxygenase: MAMTGVLRPGHAQLRVLDLEKSITFYRDILGLVETGRDDRGRVYFKCWDERDHSSLILSPSDSAGIDFIGFKVLDAATLDQLERDVRAFGIATERVPAGDLLETGERVRFRLPSGHLFELYAEKTKVGNGLPSVNPPPWSMDADRGMAPIRFDHCLLYGPNVQANKDLFLKVLGFHLVERILGPTEAGEPEIGIFLSCSHKTHDIAFVEYEEPGKLHHLSFRMPTWERVLRAGDIMGMNRVPIDIGPTRHGVTRGETIYAWDPSGNRFETFAGGYEPYPDGDPITWTFEGFPHGLDYPQGKLHESFMTVVT, from the coding sequence ATGGCAATGACGGGCGTTCTCCGTCCTGGGCATGCCCAGCTTCGGGTTCTCGATCTCGAGAAGAGCATCACCTTCTATCGCGACATTCTCGGCCTCGTCGAAACCGGAAGGGACGACCGGGGGCGCGTCTACTTCAAGTGCTGGGACGAGCGCGATCACAGCAGCCTGATCCTGTCGCCGTCCGACAGCGCCGGCATCGATTTCATCGGCTTCAAGGTGCTGGACGCCGCGACCCTGGACCAGCTGGAACGCGACGTCCGGGCCTTCGGCATCGCGACCGAGCGGGTGCCCGCCGGCGACTTGCTGGAAACCGGCGAGCGCGTCCGCTTCCGCCTGCCGAGCGGCCATCTGTTCGAGCTTTACGCGGAAAAGACCAAGGTCGGCAACGGCCTGCCCTCGGTCAATCCGCCGCCGTGGTCGATGGATGCGGACCGGGGCATGGCGCCCATCCGCTTCGACCATTGCCTGCTCTATGGCCCCAATGTCCAGGCCAACAAGGACTTGTTCCTGAAGGTGCTGGGCTTCCATCTGGTCGAGCGCATCCTCGGCCCGACCGAGGCGGGCGAGCCGGAGATCGGCATTTTCCTGTCGTGCTCGCACAAGACCCATGACATCGCCTTCGTCGAATACGAGGAGCCGGGCAAGCTGCACCACCTGTCGTTCCGCATGCCGACCTGGGAACGGGTGCTGCGTGCCGGCGACATCATGGGCATGAACCGGGTCCCGATCGACATCGGCCCGACCCGACATGGCGTCACCCGGGGCGAGACCATCTATGCCTGGGACCCCTCGGGCAACCGCTTCGAGACTTTTGCTGGCGGCTACGAACCCTATCCGGACGGCGATCCCATCACCTGGACCTTCGAAGGCTTCCCCCATGGGCTCGACTACCCGCAGGGCAAGCTGCACGAAAGCTTCATGACCGTCGTGACCTGA
- a CDS encoding phenol hydroxylase subunit yields the protein MGIDTGKRYVRVRNLRDDGFVEFDFAMGEPELFVELVLRPEAFDEFCAANKVRFLSPEGEGEGDRENDWAWRLADARETRFR from the coding sequence ATGGGTATCGATACCGGCAAGCGCTACGTGCGGGTGCGTAACCTGCGGGATGACGGTTTCGTCGAATTCGACTTCGCCATGGGCGAGCCCGAGCTTTTCGTCGAACTCGTGCTCAGGCCCGAAGCCTTCGACGAATTCTGTGCCGCCAACAAGGTCCGCTTCCTCTCGCCGGAGGGCGAGGGGGAAGGGGACCGCGAGAACGACTGGGCCTGGCGACTGGCGGATGCGCGGGAGACCCGCTTCCGCTGA
- a CDS encoding phenol hydroxylase produces the protein MQIDLRTVTIEPQRQAFDHLVRRFGDKPASRYQEGTYDIQAAENLHYRPTWAPDQELYDPAITRIAMRDWYDLKDPRQFFYNTYTLTRARQQESAEANFKFIESRGLAGLIPPAIRDRALAVLVPLRHVAWGANQNHTFVCGYGYGAAFTQPNIYQALDSLGIAQYLSRIGLMLGGTEALATAKQAWLQDEAWQGLRRYVEDCLVTRDPFELFIAQNIALDGLLYPLVYGAMVDGVWATEGGSTIALATQFMADWFDETRKWADAVVKVAAAESAANREVLAGWIDHWSGRAFEALLPIARLGLGEQGEAVMDERRADLAARLAKAGLKR, from the coding sequence ATGCAGATCGACCTTCGCACGGTCACCATCGAGCCGCAGCGCCAGGCCTTCGACCATCTGGTGCGGCGCTTCGGCGACAAGCCCGCCTCCCGCTACCAGGAGGGCACCTACGATATCCAGGCGGCGGAGAACCTGCACTACCGGCCGACCTGGGCGCCGGACCAGGAGCTTTACGATCCCGCGATCACCCGGATCGCGATGCGCGACTGGTACGACCTGAAGGACCCGCGCCAGTTCTTCTACAATACCTATACGCTGACCCGCGCCCGCCAGCAGGAATCGGCCGAGGCCAATTTCAAGTTCATCGAAAGCCGGGGCCTTGCCGGCCTGATCCCGCCCGCGATCCGCGACCGGGCGCTGGCCGTCCTGGTGCCGCTGCGCCATGTCGCCTGGGGCGCCAACCAGAACCACACGTTCGTCTGCGGCTACGGCTATGGCGCGGCCTTCACCCAGCCGAACATCTATCAGGCGCTCGATAGCCTCGGCATCGCGCAATATCTCTCGCGCATCGGCCTGATGCTGGGCGGGACCGAAGCCCTGGCCACGGCCAAGCAGGCTTGGCTGCAGGACGAGGCGTGGCAGGGCCTGCGCCGCTATGTCGAGGACTGCCTCGTCACCCGCGATCCTTTCGAACTGTTCATCGCGCAGAACATCGCCCTCGACGGGCTGCTCTACCCGCTGGTCTACGGCGCTATGGTCGATGGGGTCTGGGCGACGGAAGGCGGTTCCACCATCGCGCTGGCCACCCAGTTCATGGCCGACTGGTTCGACGAAACCCGCAAATGGGCCGATGCGGTGGTGAAGGTCGCCGCCGCCGAATCCGCCGCCAACCGCGAGGTGCTGGCCGGCTGGATCGACCATTGGTCCGGCCGGGCTTTCGAGGCCCTGCTGCCCATCGCCCGCCTCGGTCTCGGCGAACAGGGCGAGGCGGTGATGGACGAGCGCCGCGCCGATCTCGCCGCCCGCCTGGCCAAGGCCGGCCTCAAGCGCTGA
- a CDS encoding MmoB/DmpM family protein codes for MSQVFIALQANEETRPIIEAIEADNPAARISREPAMVRIEAPGRLVIRRETIEENLGRDFDLQEIHINLITLSGHVDEDDETLTLHWDR; via the coding sequence ATGTCACAAGTCTTCATCGCCCTCCAGGCCAACGAGGAAACCCGCCCGATCATCGAGGCGATCGAGGCCGACAACCCGGCCGCCCGCATCTCGCGCGAGCCGGCGATGGTGCGCATCGAGGCGCCGGGCCGCCTGGTCATCCGGCGCGAGACGATCGAGGAAAACCTCGGCCGCGATTTCGACCTCCAGGAAATCCACATCAACCTGATCACCCTCAGCGGCCATGTCGACGAGGATGACGAAACCCTCACCCTGCATTGGGACCGCTGA
- a CDS encoding aromatic/alkene/methane monooxygenase hydroxylase/oxygenase subunit alpha, with protein MDMKAPEKKLGIKERYRLLTRDLAWEPSYQSAKDIYPYLDYEGIRIHDWDKWEDPFRLTMDAYWKYQGEKERKFYAIIDAHAQNNGHLNITDARYLSALKIFLQAISPGEYAAHKGFARVGREFAGAGTQVACQMQALDELRHAQTQIHALSNYNKYYSGFHAFAETRDRIWYTSVARSFFDDAMSAGPFEFLIAIGFSFEYVLTNLLFVPFMSGAAYNGDMATVTFGFSAQSDEARHMTLGLECIKFMLEQDPGNLPIVQKWIDKWFWRGFRVLGLVSTMMDYMLPKRVMSWREAWEIYGVENGGALFRDLALYGIRPPKGWEDAGKAIDHMSHQFMLAFYQWRFGTAFHTWIPSDEDMDWLSAKYPTTFDRYYRPRWDYIRKAEAEGRPFKNFGLAKLCQCCQLPCVFTEPDDPSILCHRETVHRGETYHFCSDGCQAIFEDEPEKYVQAWLPMPQLFQAPLFGDLMAWMDWAHLKDGLDNGEYPASSDQQSFDRWRGLATSNT; from the coding sequence ATGGACATGAAGGCACCCGAAAAGAAGCTGGGCATCAAGGAACGCTACCGCCTGCTGACCCGCGACCTCGCCTGGGAACCCAGCTACCAGAGCGCCAAGGACATCTATCCCTATCTCGACTACGAGGGGATCAGGATCCACGACTGGGACAAGTGGGAAGACCCCTTCCGTCTCACCATGGATGCCTATTGGAAATACCAGGGCGAGAAGGAGCGGAAGTTCTACGCCATCATCGATGCCCATGCCCAGAACAACGGGCATCTGAACATCACCGATGCGCGCTATCTCTCCGCCCTGAAGATCTTCCTTCAGGCGATCAGCCCGGGCGAATATGCCGCGCACAAGGGCTTTGCCCGGGTCGGGCGGGAATTCGCGGGCGCGGGCACCCAGGTCGCCTGCCAGATGCAGGCGCTGGACGAGCTGCGCCACGCCCAGACCCAGATCCACGCCCTGTCGAATTACAACAAGTATTACAGCGGCTTCCATGCCTTCGCGGAAACCCGCGACCGGATCTGGTACACCTCGGTCGCGCGCTCCTTCTTCGACGATGCCATGAGTGCGGGACCTTTCGAGTTCCTGATCGCCATCGGCTTCTCGTTCGAATATGTGCTGACCAACCTGCTGTTCGTGCCCTTCATGTCGGGGGCGGCCTATAACGGCGACATGGCGACCGTGACCTTCGGCTTCTCCGCCCAGTCGGACGAGGCCCGCCACATGACCCTCGGCCTCGAGTGCATCAAATTCATGCTGGAGCAGGACCCCGGCAACCTGCCCATCGTGCAGAAGTGGATCGACAAGTGGTTCTGGCGCGGCTTCCGCGTGCTCGGCCTCGTCAGTACCATGATGGATTACATGCTGCCGAAGCGCGTCATGTCCTGGCGCGAGGCCTGGGAAATCTACGGTGTCGAGAACGGCGGCGCGCTGTTCCGCGACCTCGCCCTCTACGGCATCCGCCCGCCCAAGGGCTGGGAGGACGCGGGCAAGGCGATCGATCACATGTCGCACCAGTTCATGCTGGCCTTCTACCAGTGGCGCTTCGGCACGGCCTTCCACACCTGGATCCCGTCGGACGAGGATATGGACTGGCTGTCGGCGAAATACCCGACCACTTTCGACAGATATTACCGCCCCCGCTGGGATTACATCCGCAAGGCCGAGGCGGAAGGCCGGCCGTTCAAGAATTTCGGCCTCGCCAAACTGTGCCAGTGCTGCCAATTGCCGTGCGTCTTCACCGAGCCGGACGATCCCTCGATCCTGTGCCACCGCGAGACGGTTCATCGGGGCGAGACCTATCATTTCTGCTCCGACGGCTGTCAGGCGATCTTCGAGGACGAGCCGGAGAAATACGTCCAGGCCTGGCTGCCCATGCCGCAGCTGTTCCAGGCGCCCCTCTTCGGCGACCTGATGGCCTGGATGGATTGGGCGCATCTGAAGGACGGGCTCGACAATGGCGAATACCCGGCATCCAGCGACCAGCAGAGTTTCGATCGCTGGCGCGGCCTCGCCACCAGCAATACCTGA
- a CDS encoding phenol hydroxylase subunit P4, whose protein sequence is MAVAALAPYEFQPRDLVENFAGKQLVYVSWDRHLLFAAPFLICLPPETPFQALVDGPLAQLLALDPDAAAIDWRAVEWLKAGKPFTPDFGRTLAENGIGHKTLLRFQTPGLNSVTAAA, encoded by the coding sequence ATGGCCGTCGCCGCCCTTGCCCCCTATGAATTCCAGCCCCGCGACCTCGTAGAGAATTTCGCCGGCAAGCAATTGGTCTATGTCAGCTGGGACCGGCACCTGCTGTTCGCCGCGCCCTTCCTGATCTGCCTGCCGCCGGAAACCCCGTTTCAGGCCCTGGTCGACGGGCCCCTGGCCCAGCTTCTGGCCCTGGATCCCGATGCCGCCGCCATCGACTGGCGCGCGGTCGAATGGCTGAAGGCCGGCAAGCCCTTCACACCCGACTTCGGCAGGACGCTGGCGGAGAACGGCATCGGCCACAAGACCCTGCTCCGCTTCCAGACGCCGGGCCTGAACAGCGTCACCGCGGCGGCCTGA
- a CDS encoding NADH:ubiquinone reductase (Na(+)-transporting) subunit F — MGYELTIQPLGTTIEIEEGQTILDAALRAGIYLPHACCHGLCATCKIDVVEGEVDYGEASTFALMDFERQEGKCLACCARPESDLVIEAEIEEDPDALNLPVRDFAGTVSRLENLSPTIKGVWIRLDDPAGFVFQAGQYVNLDLPGGIGTRAFSVASQPGADEVELNIRIVPGGKGTTYVHESLKVGDRIGFSGPYGRFFVRKSADVPLIFMAGGSGLSSPRSMILDLLAEGFDKPITLVYGQRNRAELYYHQDFLELAARHAHFTYVPALSDEPAASDWAGFRGFVHDAAKAHFDNDFRGHKAYLCGPPLMIEACIGTLMKGRLFERDVYTEKFLSAADAQQVRSPLFKAI; from the coding sequence ATGGGGTACGAGCTGACCATCCAGCCGCTCGGCACCACGATCGAGATCGAGGAGGGGCAGACCATCCTCGATGCCGCACTGCGGGCCGGCATCTATCTGCCGCACGCCTGCTGCCACGGGCTTTGCGCCACCTGCAAGATCGATGTGGTCGAGGGCGAGGTCGATTACGGCGAAGCCTCCACCTTCGCCCTGATGGATTTCGAACGGCAGGAGGGGAAATGCCTCGCCTGCTGCGCCCGGCCCGAAAGCGATCTCGTGATCGAAGCCGAGATCGAGGAAGACCCGGATGCCCTGAACCTGCCGGTGCGCGATTTCGCCGGCACGGTGTCGCGCCTCGAAAATCTCAGCCCGACCATCAAGGGGGTGTGGATCCGGCTCGACGATCCCGCCGGTTTCGTGTTCCAGGCCGGGCAATATGTGAACCTGGACCTGCCGGGCGGCATCGGCACGCGGGCCTTTTCCGTCGCCTCTCAGCCGGGGGCGGACGAGGTGGAACTGAACATCCGCATCGTCCCCGGCGGCAAGGGCACGACCTATGTCCATGAAAGCCTCAAGGTCGGGGACCGCATCGGCTTCTCCGGCCCCTATGGCCGTTTCTTCGTGCGGAAATCGGCCGATGTGCCCTTGATCTTCATGGCCGGCGGCTCGGGCCTGTCCAGTCCCCGGTCCATGATCCTGGACCTCCTGGCGGAAGGCTTCGACAAGCCGATCACCCTGGTCTACGGCCAGCGCAATCGGGCCGAACTCTACTACCACCAGGATTTCCTGGAGCTGGCGGCCCGGCACGCCCATTTCACCTATGTCCCCGCCCTGTCGGACGAGCCGGCGGCGAGCGACTGGGCCGGCTTCCGCGGCTTCGTCCACGATGCCGCCAAGGCCCATTTCGACAATGATTTCAGAGGCCACAAAGCCTATCTCTGCGGCCCGCCCCTGATGATCGAAGCCTGTATCGGCACGCTGATGAAAGGCCGGCTGTTCGAACGCGACGTCTATACCGAGAAATTCCTCTCGGCGGCCGATGCCCAGCAGGTGCGCAGCCCGCTGTTCAAGGCGATCTGA